ATTTGTAGCGGGAGGAAGTGCGGTTAAAAGTGGCATTTCATCTGCAAGTGAAACTTCTTGCTGCGCTGTCGTTGGCAAAGCGCCTGTGCCAGATTTAGCTTGCACCTTAGGTTGCACTTTTTCTTCTTCCTTTGAACAACTGACCAATGCAAACAACGCAAGTGGAATTAAGGTGATGGTCAACACTGAAAATTTCTTCATGAATAGATTCTCCGAGATAGATCGATCTAATCTCAAGAGTAGTGCTCAAGATTAGAAAAATTAAGTTGGGGAGTTTTACTACCCTTTTTCGAGAATGAGAAGTGCGATAACAGAGTGAGTTAGTAGGTTTTATGAAATTTGCATCTCTAGGCCTTTTTTCCTGATTTTAAACAGCGCCAGCAAATCTAATAATGCGTGTGCAATTATCACCACAACTAAATTGCCCATCAAAGCTTGCACAGTCAGGCTAAAGAGTAGGCCAATTAAGATGTATAAGACACAAACTAAATAGAAACGCTTTAGATTACCAAGAAAATGAATCAGACCAAATAAACTAGCAGAAAGGAAAATCCCTAAAAGCTGATCTAATAATCCGCGAAAAAATAATTCCTCGCCCACTCCAGCCATAACTGAAATTAAACAGATTGAACTAAGTGAGAGCTTACCGGCGAGTGGAATCAAGATTTCATTTTGTAGCAGGTTTAACTGAGCATGCAGGATCGGGATTTTTTTCGACCAACGTTCTAAGTTAAAATTAAAAAACGTTAAGATTAAGCCCAGCGCAAGACCTAGCGCAATCATCGAGACAGACAAACTCAGCCGCTCAAGCTGCTGCCAATAGACAAGGCCGACAAAGCCAGCCAGGCCGATTGCTCCTTCAGAAACTAGAGTTAGTTTGAGTATTTCTGCTTCAGAGCTTTGCGGCATTGCGAATGTGGCAGAGCACTGCAGCTAATTCGGAGCTCAATTTCTCAAGCTCAAGTTTTGAATTTTCAAGACGCAAGAAATGACTACTCAGTGCGCGTAGATAATAAAGCTCCGCAGTTCTTGCTAGTTCAGTTGGATCAGGCAAATAACCATCAATCAAACGATGGCCATAACGCTCAATTTTCGCTTCGAGCAATTCCAAATGGTGCGCATAACGAACTTCAACTCCCGCACCTTGCAAGCAATCTGCAAGACTGCGGCCTTGGCGATATAATTCCTCAACGTGCATTCTTGAAAAATTATTAAAACTCCAGATTGCAGCAAAAATATTGCGTGTCGTAATCACCTCTACCGCTTCGGCCTGGGTAATGATTTGTTGAGCCAAGTTTTCAACCTGATGCCAAACTTCCCCATTATAGCCACGCTCTATATTCGCTCGCAGCTCAGACTGTAGGATAAAATCTCTAACCGCCAGTGGCTGCTGGAAGCGGATATAGCAGGCACTTTCTTTTTTAAAGAGTCGGAAGAAAGACTCGAGCAGTTCAAAGATACTTTCCTTGGGTTTACTCTGCCCTAAAAACTCACGCGCT
This bacterium DNA region includes the following protein-coding sequences:
- a CDS encoding CPBP family intramembrane metalloprotease, which encodes MPQSSEAEILKLTLVSEGAIGLAGFVGLVYWQQLERLSLSVSMIALGLALGLILTFFNFNLERWSKKIPILHAQLNLLQNEILIPLAGKLSLSSICLISVMAGVGEELFFRGLLDQLLGIFLSASLFGLIHFLGNLKRFYLVCVLYILIGLLFSLTVQALMGNLVVVIIAHALLDLLALFKIRKKGLEMQIS